In Luteimonas viscosa, the genomic window GAAGGGGCCGAAGGCGGATAGGGCGCGCCGGACAACCCTGGCCGATGCATCGCTACGCGACAGACGTCGATACGCCTGAGCGCAGCCATCCAAAAACACGTCCACCCCCTTCCCCCGCCCGCGGCGGGGGAAGGTGCCGAAGGCGGATGGGGGCGCGCCGCAGGCGCGTGTTGCGACGCCACGAATCGTTCCACTTGCCCGTGGCCAGCCGCGCGCACCACACGCGTCGCACCGTCCACGCGCCAGGCTTCGGTTAAAGTTCCAGCATGCATCGCCTGATCGCCATCCTCCTCATCGCCTGCGCCTTGGTCGGGGCGCCCGCCGCGCACGCCTGGGGCCCGCTCGGCCACCGCCTGGTGGCGCGCCTGGCCGAACCGCTGCTCACCCCGCCCGCGCACGCGGAAGTGCAGCGCCTGCTGGCCACGGAAGGACTGGATTCGCTGGCCGACGTCGCCAACTGGGCCGACGACGTGCGCGCCAACGACCCCGTTCTCGGCAAGCAATCGGCCAAGTGGCACTACATCAACATCGGCGAATACGCCTGCACCTACGACGCCGCCCGCGCCTGCCCGGGCGGCGACTGCGTGGTCGAGGCGATCCGCGCCCAGGTCGCGATCCTCGGCGACCGCAGCCGCAGCGATGCCGAGCGCCTGCAGGCGCTGAAGTTCCTCGTCCACTTCGTCGGCGACGTGCACCAGCCGATGCACGCCGGTTACGCCCGCGACCGCGGCGGCAACACCGTGCAGCTGCAACTGGGCGGCAAGGGCACCAACCTGCACGCGGTGTGGGACAGCCGCCTGCTGGCGTCGGCGCGCCTGGACGAGGACGCCTACGTCGACACGCTGCGCCTCGAAGGGGAACGCCTGCCGGCCGACACCGGCCCCTACGTGCCGGCCGCGCCGGCGGTGTGGGCAGAACAGTCGTGCCGGATCGCCATGGCGCCGGGGGTGTATCCGCAGGGGGCGAAGATCGACGACGCCTACCTGCAGCAGTACCGGCCGACCGCGGAGGCGCAGGTGCAGGCGGGAGGCGCCAGGCTGGCGCGCCTGCTGGACGACGCGCTGCGCTGATCCATCGCGTGAAATCCGCGCCTGCAACACAGGCTGCGTTACAGGGGCCGCCGGGCGGCCGTCGCCATCGGCCGGCCCACGGCTAGCCGCGGTTGCCTCCGTGCATCGGGGCGCCGGTCCCCGGGTGTCCGGGCTGTCCCGGCGCGCCCGGCTGGGTGGGGCCGAACGCGCTGTAGCCGGTGAACTGCCCGAGCGTGCCCTGGAACAGCATCGCCGCCATCGGTGGCGCGGCCACGATCAGTGCGGTGAGGATCATGCCGAGGCCCCCCTGCTGCATCGCCATGCCGGTGACACTCTCGTTCGAGCCGATGAAGGTGCTGCTCACCCAGAACGCCATGCCCACTGCGATCACCATGTCCAGCGCCAGCGTCACCATCACGCTCAGCAGGGCCATGGAGAACAGCGTGCCGATGCCGTAAAACAGCCAGCGCTGGAACAGGGATTTCGTCTGCTCGAACAGCAGGCAGAGAATGAACACCGGGCCTAGCCCGAGGATCAGGCCGATGGCGATCTTGTTCAGCAGCAACGCAGTGGCGGCCATGATCGCGGGCCCACCCAGTCCCACGCCGGTGAACCACATGGCCCGTGTCTTCTGCTCCTGGCTGACCACGTCGTCGCGAACGTCCACGGCATCGATCGCCGTCAGCGCGACCTGCATGATCGCCAGCGTCCGGTCGATGTCGTCGTATGAACCCTCGGCGGCTTCGTCACCGGTCATAGTCTCGTTGATCGTCCGAACCAGGCCATCGGTGAGCGTCTGGTAGACGGGTCCCCACGAAACCGCCACGCCGAGCGCGATCCCGATGATAAATGTCGCCCGCAGGGAACTCACCACGAGCGCCATCATCGATTCGCGTGACTGGCCGCTTGCCAGGGCGGTCGCCTACATGGCCGGCTACAACCTGCGGCTGCTGCCGATCATCCAGTCGATGGCGCAGCTCGATGCGGTATACGGCAAGGAGATCTCGCGCACCCTGATCACCAACCATGCGCTTCAGATCGTCTACGCGCCACGCGAACAGCAGGACGCCAACGACTACTCCGAGATGCTGGGCAGCACCACCGTGCGCCGTCGATCACGGACGCGCTCGCACGGGCGGGGGCGCGGCGTGTCCGACAACGAGGTGCTGGAGAAGCGCGCGCTGATGCTGCCACAGGAACTGAAGGCGCTGGGGCCGGAGAAGCAGATCCTGCTGTACGAGGGCCTGGCCCATCCGGTGCTGTGCCGGAAGATCCGCTATTACAAGGACGGATACTTCACCCGGCGCCTGCGGCCACGGGTGGAGATCGCGCCCTTGCGCGTCGATGTGGACTCGCGACTCTCCGGAGAGGTGACCGGCGCACCCCTGATGCCAACCGGAGCGGAACCGAAGCCGCATACTTTGCGCGACCCTAGTCGTCCGCAGGTGTCCTGGTGAGCCCCAGCCG contains:
- a CDS encoding S1/P1 nuclease; this encodes MHRLIAILLIACALVGAPAAHAWGPLGHRLVARLAEPLLTPPAHAEVQRLLATEGLDSLADVANWADDVRANDPVLGKQSAKWHYINIGEYACTYDAARACPGGDCVVEAIRAQVAILGDRSRSDAERLQALKFLVHFVGDVHQPMHAGYARDRGGNTVQLQLGGKGTNLHAVWDSRLLASARLDEDAYVDTLRLEGERLPADTGPYVPAAPAVWAEQSCRIAMAPGVYPQGAKIDDAYLQQYRPTAEAQVQAGGARLARLLDDALR
- a CDS encoding type IV secretion system protein, whose translation is MALVVSSLRATFIIGIALGVAVSWGPVYQTLTDGLVRTINETMTGDEAAEGSYDDIDRTLAIMQVALTAIDAVDVRDDVVSQEQKTRAMWFTGVGLGGPAIMAATALLLNKIAIGLILGLGPVFILCLLFEQTKSLFQRWLFYGIGTLFSMALLSVMVTLALDMVIAVGMAFWVSSTFIGSNESVTGMAMQQGGLGMILTALIVAAPPMAAMLFQGTLGQFTGYSAFGPTQPGAPGQPGHPGTGAPMHGGNRG